Part of the Streptomyces sp. NBC_00457 genome, GGGCGCGAAGGCCGTCCAGTACACGCTGACCTCCTCGGACCGGACGAAGGCGCCGACCGGCTGGACGCTCCAGGGCTCCTCGGACGGGACGAAGTGGCGCACGCTCGACCAGCGGTCGGGTGAGTCCTTCACGTGGGACAAGCAGACGCGCGCGTTCTCCGTGGGGCGGCCGGGTACGTACGAGAAGTACCGCCTGGTCCTGAACGGCGAGGCGACCGTCTCGGAGGTCGAACTCCTCGCCTGAGCCGAGGAGTTGACGTCCTGTGCCGCTTCCCGTGCCCGTCCTCGCCGAGGGTGTCGCCCCGGCCTGGCTGCCTCCGGCCGCCTTCCGGCCGCTCGGCACCCGGCGGACCCTGATCCGCGGATCGGGTCTCCTGGTGGAGACGGTGCACGGTGAAGTGGCGGACGCCTGCGCCCGGTTCGGAGGTCGCGTGGACCGCGATCCCGGGCCGGGCGCGGGCGTGTCGTACGACCTGGTGCTCGAGTTGAAGCCGGGGCTCGGGGACCTCGGGGACGAGGAGTTCGCGTGCGGGCGCGAGAACGGTCGCACGACCGTCTCCGCGTCCGGGCAGTCCGGGTTGCTGTACGGCCTCTTCCACGTCGTCAGGCTCGGCGAGGACGCCTTCAGCGGCGACCGCGCCCGCGAGGTGCACCGCCCGGCCCTCGCGCTGCGCATGCTGGACCACTGGGACAACGTGGCCGTGCACCCGGTGATGGGCCAGGTGGAACGCGGTTACTCCGGCGGGTCGCTGTTCTGGGAGGACGGGCGGGCGCGCGGAGATCTGGAGCGGGTGCGGGCGTACGGCAGGCTGCTCGCGGCCTGCGGAATCAACGCGGTGGCTGTGAACAACGTCAATGTGCACAGGACCGAGGCGCGGCTGCTGACCGACCGGATCGGTGAAGTCGCCGCCCTGGCCGAGGCGTTGCGGCCGTACGGGATCAAGACACATCTGTCGGTGACCTTCGCCGCGCCGATCGTGCTCGGGGGTCTGGAGACGGCCGATCCGCTGGACGCGCGGGTTCGGGAGTGGTGGGCGCGGGCGACTGCCGAGGTGTACGCGGCGATACCGGACTTCGGCGGGTACGTGGTGAAGGCCGACTCGGAGGGACAGCCGGGCCCGTTCGCGTACGGCAGCAGTCACGCGGACGGCGCGAACATGCTGGCCGCCGCGCTCGCTCCGCACGGCGGCACGGTCCACTGGCGGGCTTTCGTCTACAACCACCGTCAGGACTGGCGGGACCGTACGACCGACCGGGCGCGGGCGGCGTACGACCATTTCGTGCCGCTGGACGGGGAGTTCGCGGACAACGCGGTGCTCCAGGTGAAGCACGGGCCGATGGACTTCCAGGTGCGGGAACCGGTGTCACCGGTGCTGGGCGCGATGCCGGGGACGCGGCTGGCGGTGGAGGTGCAGGCGACGCAGGAGTACACCGGTCAGCAGCGGCATGTGTGCTGGCTGGGGCCGATGTGGAGCGAGGTGCTGCGGTTCCGGCCGGAGGGTGGAGCGGGTACGGCGGGCGGAGCGACCGTGGGGGACCTGGCCGATGGTCTGGTCGCGGTGTCCAACGTCGGCGACGATCCCTTCTGGACCGGGCATCCGCTGGCCCAGGCGAACCTCTACACGGTCGGCAGGCTCGCCTGGCAGCCGGACGCGGACCCGCACCGGCTACTGGACGAGTGGATCGCGCTGACGTTCCCCGCCGCTCCCCCGCGGTTGGTCACCGGGCTGCACAAGGTACTCAAGGGCTCCTGGCGGACGTACGAGAAGTACACCGCGCCGCTCGGCGTGGGCTTCATGGTGCAGCCCGGGCATCACTACGGGCCCAGCGTGGACGGCTACGAGTACAGCCCGTGGGGCACCTATCACTTCGCCGACCGGGACGGCATCGGCGTGGACCGCAGCGCGGCGACCGGCACCGGGTATGCGGCGCAGTACGCCCAGCCGTGGTCCGAGGTGTACGAGTCGCCGGACACCTGCCCCGACGAGCTGCTGCTGTTCTTCCACCACGTGTCGTACGACCACGTACTTCGGAGTGGGAAGACGGTGATCCAGCACATATACGACACGCACTTCGAAGGCGTGGAGGAGGTGGAGGCCGCCCAGCGGGTGTGGGCGGGGCTTACGGATCTGGTGGATCCGGCACGCCACGCGCGGGTCGCCGCGCTCTACGAGGAGCAGCTTCGCAGCGCACGCGAGTGGCGTGATCAGATCAACAGCTACTTGCTGCGCAAGTCGGGTGTGCCCGACACACATGGGCGCCGCATCTACTGAATCCGGAGAATGGCTGTGCCCAGCGGTTCGAGAGTCAGGGACTGCCCCTCCTCGACCCGCTTGCCGGTCAGCAGGTCGGTGGCGGTCGTGTGGGCGATGAGGTGCGCCGGCTCGGGGGCGTGGTTGAGCAGGAAGAGGAGGCCGGTGCCGTCGGGGGCGATTCGGGTCGCCGTCTCGACGCTCGGGTGGTCGGCGTACGGGCCGAGCAGGTCATGGCGGGCCAGGACGCGGCGTACGACCCAGTCGACGCCGGGCTGGTCGAGGGCGGTGGCGACGTACCAGGCCTCGCCCTCGCCGTGCCGGTGGCGGGTGACGGCGGGGGTGCCGGCGTAGAAGTCGGCGCCGTAGACGGCAACCGGTTCGGCTCCGCGCGGGAGCACCAGCTCGAACACCAGACGGGCCTCGGTGCGTAACTCCCCCAGTTCTATGGGCTGTACGACGTCCGGCGGGCGTGCGTCCCATTCGTCGACGCGGATGCCCATGAGGGGGGCGAGCGGGCCGGGGACGTCGGTGAGGAAGGCGCGGTCGTGCTCGTCGACGCGGCCGGAGAGGAAGGTGGCGAGGACGGTGCCGCCGCGTTCGGCAACCGCTTCGAGGCGGGTAGCGAGGTCGCCCTTGACCATGTGCAGGACGGGGGCGAGGACGACGGCGTACTCAGTGAGGTCGGCGGTGACCGGGACGACGTCGACGTCCGCGCCGGCCTCGCGGGCGGCCCGGTAGTAGGCGTGGACCACCTCCTGGTACCGGACCAGACGCGAGGGGCCGTCGGAGATCTCCAGGGCCCACCAGCTGTCCCAGTCGAAGAGGAGGGCGGTGCGGGATGGGGTTCGGGCGCCGAGGGTCGTATCACCCAGTAGGCCCAACTCCCTTCCCAGTTCGGCCACTTCGCGGAAGACGCGGGTGTCGTCGCGGCCCGCGTGGCCGATGACCGCGCCGTGGTACTTCTCGCAGGCTCCGCGTGCAGCGCGCATCTGGAAGTACAGGGCGGCGTCGGCGCCGTGGGCGATGGCCTGGAAGGTGGCGAGGCGCAGTTCGCCGGGGCGGCGCAGCGGGTTGACGTCGCGGCAGGCGGTGGTGGACGGGGTCTGCTCCATGAGCCAGAAGGGGGCGCCGTCCTTGAGGCCGCGCATCAGGTCGTGGGCGAGGGCGGGCCAGGTGGGCGGGGCGCCGAGGGGCGGGTAGCTGTCCCAGGACGCGAAGTCGAGGTGGGGCGCCCAGCGGTGGTAGTCGAGCGGGCGGAACATGCCCATGAAGTTGGTGGTGACGGGGGTGTCCGGGTCGTGGGCGCGGATCGCGTCCTTCTCGGCGAGGAAGCAGCCGAGCAGGGCGTCGGTGGTGAAGCGGTGGTAGTCGAGGGTGATGCCCTGGAAGGCGGTGTGGTCGGGGCCGCGCCAGTGTTCGGTGAGGGCGTTCGGGGGTTCGATCTCGTCGAAATCGGTGTATCGGTGCGACCAGAAGGTGGTGCACCAGGCGTCGTTGAGGGCGTCGAGCGTGCCGTGGCGGTCGCGGAGGCAGTCCCGGAACGCGGCTGCGCACAGGTCGCAGTAACAGGCGCCGCCGTATTCGTTGTTGATGTGCCAGGCGAGGAGTGCGGGGTGTGCCGCGTACCGTTCGGCGAGGCGGGCGGCGAGGGCGGTGGCGGCTTTCCGGTATGCCGGTGCGCTGGGGCAGAAGTTGTGGCGCTGGCCGTAGCGGTGGCGGCGGCCTTCGAAGTCGGTGCGGTTGACCTCGGGGTACCGCTTCGCGAGCCAGGGTGGGAGGGCGGCGGTGCCGGTGGCGAGGCAGACCTGCCGGCCTTCGGCGGCGGCGCGGTCGAGGATGCGGTCGAGAACGGTCAAGTCGTAGGTGTCTTCGGCGGGTTGGGTCAGGGACCAGGAGAAGACGCCCACGGTGAGCGTGTCGATGCCGGCCCGGTCGAACAGGCGATGGTCCTCGTCCCACACCGCCTGCGGCCACTGTTCCGGGTTGTAGTCGCCGCCGTAGGGGATCTTCGGGGTGCGGGGCCCGGTCATACGGTGAAGTCCTCCTCGGTCTCGGCGATCACCGGGCGGCTGCTGTCTAGCAGGGACAGGAGCAGCGGGGCGGCCAGGAGGGCGGGCAGGGCCTCGGTCAGCAGGGCGGTCGACGCGGCCGTCAGCACCAGCAGGGAGGCGGCGGCGAGGGTGGCGCGGGCATGCCGGACGAGGAAGTACGCCGCGAGGCGGGCCGTGTCGCGGGTGCGGAAGGTGAACAGCGAGGTGAGGACCAGCGCGTGCGCTCCCCACAGCAGCGAGCCGGCGCCGATCGCCGCGAGCAGCACTGCCCACCAGCCGGGCAGGCCGGTCGCGGAGAAGTGGGTCAGGGTGAAGGCGATGACGGTCAGCCAGGCGAGCAGGAGTGCCCAGAGCTTCAGCGCCGGGAGGGCGTTGAGCCGCCAGCCGCGTGCGTAGGTGCGGGCCGGGTGCAGGTCGGTGAGGTCGCCGGAGCGGTGGTGCAGGGCGTACAGGGCGGCGGACAGGGCGGGGCCCAGCGGGAGCAGGCATACGGCGGCGAGGGGCAGGTTGCCCGGGTCGGGGCCGAGGAGGAGCAGACCGGCGAGGCCGGGTGCGGCGGCGAGGAGCAGCAGGGCCTCCACGGTGACCAGGGTGTGGATCAGTGCGGCGGCGCGGGAGAGGACGCCGGTGCCGAAGCCGTCCGCGCGTACGCCGGCGCCGCTCACCCGTTCTCCTTCTTGAAGCGTTCGTACGCCTTGTTGTGCAGGTCGACGAACTGCTGCATGTTCTTCGCCTTCAACTCGGAGACGTAGGCGTCCCATTCGGACAGGGAGCGCTTGCCGAGGACGAACTGGAGGGTGTTCTGGGTGACGTGGTCCCTGAGCGGCGTCTCCCACAGGGAGGCCTGTTCCTGCTCGAAGGACTGCAGCGGGTGGGCGGGGCCGATGGGCGTCTGCCGGCGCTGGGACATGGCGTCCTGGAACTTCTTCTCGTCGGGGCTGAACATGGAGGAGACGAGTTCCCAGCTGCCGCCGTAGGCGAAGACGCCGTTGTAGAAGCCGTAGTCCTTCTGCATGTCCTTCGGGGCGTCCGGGTCGGAGCCCATGAGGCTGATGCCGTCCTTGGTCTTGTACTGGCCGCCGGAGCGGGTGTACGTGACGCCCTCGACGCCCCACCGCGCGAACCGCTGGCCCTCGTCCGAGTACCACAGCCAGTCCACGAACTGCATCATCGCGACGAAGCTGTCGCTCTTGAGCGCCTTGCTGGAGATCATGACGCCGTTCTCCAGCCGGACGCCGCCCAGCACGATCGGGCCGGCGGGGCCGAGCGGCACCGGAATCATCTCGATCTTCGCGCCCTTGACCTGCTTCTGCAGGTTGTACCGGTATTCCTGCACCAGTACCTGCGGGTTGGCGCTGATCGCGAAGCACTTCTCGCCCAGGAGTTTCTGCGCCGCCTCGTCGTCGGTCTGGGTGAAGCTCTCCGGATCCACCAGCTTCTCGGTGACCAGCTTGCGCACGTACTCGATCATCTGCCGGAAGGTGTCCGTCGCTCCGGTGAAGACGTACTTCTGCGCGTTCGCGTCCCAGCTGATGTTGTCGTAAGTCCAGCCGGCCCGGACGCCGTACGCCTGGCCGAGGTAACTGAACAGGGCGGCGGCCGGGTAGGGCGTGTTCTTGCTCCAGCGGTCGGAGAACGGGTAGCGGTCCGGGTACTCCGCCTTGATCGCCTTGAAGACCTCGTACACCTCGTCCCAGGTGCCGGGCAGGCTCAGCCCGAGGCGGTCGAGGACGTCCGTGCGCAGCGCCATCGAGTAGCCGGATCTGGCCTTCTCGTGCAGTCCTGGCAGCAGATACAGCTTGCCGTCGGCCTGCCGGTAGGAGTCGATCTCCGGCTCCAGCTTCCAGCGCTTGACCTTGTCCCGGAAGTTCGGCATCAGGTGCAGGTAGTCGCTGACCGGCAGGATCGCGCCCGACGACACGAACGCGACCTCCGAGGGGTGGTACGTCTTGGGGATCAGGAAGGGGGCGTCGCCCGAGCCGATGAGGACGCTGCGCTTCTTCTCGTAGTCGACCAGGGGGACGGCGACGGGATCGAAGGTGACGCCGGTGCGCTTGCTGAGCTCCTTCCAGAACAGCCAGCTGTCCTTCATCGGGTAGACCGGGTTGTTGTTGT contains:
- a CDS encoding alpha-glucuronidase translates to MPLPVPVLAEGVAPAWLPPAAFRPLGTRRTLIRGSGLLVETVHGEVADACARFGGRVDRDPGPGAGVSYDLVLELKPGLGDLGDEEFACGRENGRTTVSASGQSGLLYGLFHVVRLGEDAFSGDRAREVHRPALALRMLDHWDNVAVHPVMGQVERGYSGGSLFWEDGRARGDLERVRAYGRLLAACGINAVAVNNVNVHRTEARLLTDRIGEVAALAEALRPYGIKTHLSVTFAAPIVLGGLETADPLDARVREWWARATAEVYAAIPDFGGYVVKADSEGQPGPFAYGSSHADGANMLAAALAPHGGTVHWRAFVYNHRQDWRDRTTDRARAAYDHFVPLDGEFADNAVLQVKHGPMDFQVREPVSPVLGAMPGTRLAVEVQATQEYTGQQRHVCWLGPMWSEVLRFRPEGGAGTAGGATVGDLADGLVAVSNVGDDPFWTGHPLAQANLYTVGRLAWQPDADPHRLLDEWIALTFPAAPPRLVTGLHKVLKGSWRTYEKYTAPLGVGFMVQPGHHYGPSVDGYEYSPWGTYHFADRDGIGVDRSAATGTGYAAQYAQPWSEVYESPDTCPDELLLFFHHVSYDHVLRSGKTVIQHIYDTHFEGVEEVEAAQRVWAGLTDLVDPARHARVAALYEEQLRSAREWRDQINSYLLRKSGVPDTHGRRIY
- a CDS encoding beta-galactosidase, encoding MTGPRTPKIPYGGDYNPEQWPQAVWDEDHRLFDRAGIDTLTVGVFSWSLTQPAEDTYDLTVLDRILDRAAAEGRQVCLATGTAALPPWLAKRYPEVNRTDFEGRRHRYGQRHNFCPSAPAYRKAATALAARLAERYAAHPALLAWHINNEYGGACYCDLCAAAFRDCLRDRHGTLDALNDAWCTTFWSHRYTDFDEIEPPNALTEHWRGPDHTAFQGITLDYHRFTTDALLGCFLAEKDAIRAHDPDTPVTTNFMGMFRPLDYHRWAPHLDFASWDSYPPLGAPPTWPALAHDLMRGLKDGAPFWLMEQTPSTTACRDVNPLRRPGELRLATFQAIAHGADAALYFQMRAARGACEKYHGAVIGHAGRDDTRVFREVAELGRELGLLGDTTLGARTPSRTALLFDWDSWWALEISDGPSRLVRYQEVVHAYYRAAREAGADVDVVPVTADLTEYAVVLAPVLHMVKGDLATRLEAVAERGGTVLATFLSGRVDEHDRAFLTDVPGPLAPLMGIRVDEWDARPPDVVQPIELGELRTEARLVFELVLPRGAEPVAVYGADFYAGTPAVTRHRHGEGEAWYVATALDQPGVDWVVRRVLARHDLLGPYADHPSVETATRIAPDGTGLLFLLNHAPEPAHLIAHTTATDLLTGKRVEEGQSLTLEPLGTAILRIQ
- a CDS encoding ABC transporter substrate-binding protein translates to MNNAGQLSRRQILAAAGFIGLATLTGCGSGDDGGDSKDLSKKQNGAMKEYRVGQQFKATKPLSFSILHNNNPVYPMKDSWLFWKELSKRTGVTFDPVAVPLVDYEKKRSVLIGSGDAPFLIPKTYHPSEVAFVSSGAILPVSDYLHLMPNFRDKVKRWKLEPEIDSYRQADGKLYLLPGLHEKARSGYSMALRTDVLDRLGLSLPGTWDEVYEVFKAIKAEYPDRYPFSDRWSKNTPYPAAALFSYLGQAYGVRAGWTYDNISWDANAQKYVFTGATDTFRQMIEYVRKLVTEKLVDPESFTQTDDEAAQKLLGEKCFAISANPQVLVQEYRYNLQKQVKGAKIEMIPVPLGPAGPIVLGGVRLENGVMISSKALKSDSFVAMMQFVDWLWYSDEGQRFARWGVEGVTYTRSGGQYKTKDGISLMGSDPDAPKDMQKDYGFYNGVFAYGGSWELVSSMFSPDEKKFQDAMSQRRQTPIGPAHPLQSFEQEQASLWETPLRDHVTQNTLQFVLGKRSLSEWDAYVSELKAKNMQQFVDLHNKAYERFKKENG